Proteins found in one Methanomicrobia archaeon genomic segment:
- a CDS encoding histidinol-phosphate aminotransferase family protein has translation MGCGLVSTGGKPLSGGTGRVLNFSVNLNPYGPPGFVLDEIRAATAEIDRYPDTGCAAMREQLAHKNGCAANELLVGAGVSELIQLVALSFVKDRVLIPVHTYGEYAPAARIIGAQLMPVAMPGLRIVPELIMDALQPDDVVFLCNPKNPTGQYLGEEALNGLVEAAERVNALVVLDEAYVDFVTDAFPAQRLARQNLIIVRSLTKSFAIPGIRIGYAISSNELVTAMERVKAP, from the coding sequence CTGGGCTGCGGACTCGTGAGCACAGGGGGGAAACCGTTGAGCGGGGGAACGGGGCGGGTCCTCAATTTCAGTGTGAATTTAAACCCCTATGGGCCGCCTGGTTTTGTTCTGGACGAGATCCGGGCCGCGACCGCAGAGATCGACCGCTATCCCGATACCGGTTGCGCGGCAATGCGCGAGCAGCTTGCCCACAAGAATGGCTGTGCGGCGAACGAGCTTTTAGTGGGCGCAGGTGTTTCGGAACTCATCCAACTCGTCGCGCTCAGCTTTGTCAAGGACCGTGTGCTCATTCCGGTGCACACCTATGGCGAATATGCGCCTGCGGCGCGGATCATTGGGGCTCAGCTCATGCCTGTCGCGATGCCCGGGCTGCGGATTGTGCCCGAGCTGATCATGGATGCTTTACAACCAGATGACGTGGTCTTTCTCTGCAACCCGAAGAATCCAACCGGTCAGTATCTTGGTGAGGAAGCGTTAAACGGGCTCGTGGAGGCTGCAGAGCGGGTCAATGCGCTCGTGGTGCTGGACGAGGCCTACGTTGATTTTGTCACGGATGCGTTCCCGGCGCAGAGGCTGGCCCGGCAGAATCTCATCATTGTGCGCTCATTAACGAAATCGTTCGCGATTCCGGGAATCCGAATCGGTTATGCGATCTCCTCGAACGAGCTTGTTACCGCGATGGAACGCGTGAAGGCACCCTAG